The following DNA comes from Ornithinimicrobium avium.
TGGGTGCGAGCCGCCGTGGTCCTCACCCGCGGGGAGCTCATCGAGGACCCCGACGACCCGGTCGCCACCTGGATCCGCGACCACGCCGGGTCGGTGTCGGGGTCGACGCAGTGGTTCGTCTTTCTCTATCTGCTCAGCCACGCGGTGGTCAAGATCGTCCTGGTCTGGGCGCTCCTGCGCGACCGGCTCTGGGCCTACCCGTGGATGATCGGCGTGCTGGGGGTCTTCATCGCCTACCAGCTCTACGTCGTCGTGACCCAGGGATCGGTGGGGATGGCGCTGCTCACCGTCCTCGACGTCCTCGTGCTGGCGCTGACCTGGCACGAGTGGCGGCGTCACCGGGCCCGCCGGCACCGCCACCTGGCGGGCGGCGACCCGAGGCTCACAGGTGGCTCAGGACGGTCCTGAGCACCGTGGCGTCGACCGCCCCGACGATCGCCCCCGGCGTGCTGCGGGGCCCGTAGGGGCCGCCGTCGTCGGTGCCCACGACGCCGCCGGCCTCGTGCATCATCAGCGACCCGGGCACGTGGTCCCAGGGCATGGTTCCGCGGTAGATGAGCGCGTCGCACCCTCCCGTGGCCAGGTGCGGGTAGTCGATGCCGCAGCTGGCCCACGTCAGGGCGAGCGGTCCGAGCGGGCCCAGCATCGTGCCGACCGCGCTGCGCCGCGAGGTGCGCACGTCCCACTCCTGGGGGCTCGGCGCGGGCTCGTGGACCCGGACCCGCTCGCCGTCGCGCCACAGGCCGGCCCCCAGCTCGGCGACATAGGCGCTGCGGTGCTGCGGCTGCCAGATCCACGCCCGCACGGCGCGGCCGCCGTGCACCTCCGAGACCATCACCGCGTGGTCGGGCGAGCCGTGGACGAAGTTGCGGGTGCCGTCGACAGGGTCGACGGTGAACGCGTGGTCCGCGCGGCGGAACGCCTCCAGGAGTCCCTTGTCCCCGGCATACGCCTCCTCCCCCAGGACCAGCGCGTCGGGGTAGGCCGCACGCAGGGCCGCGGTGATGATCACCTCGGCCTCCTGGTCGGCGACCGTGACGAGGTCGCCGGCGTGGGTCTTGGAGGAGACCTCCCCGTCCTGGAGGGCGCGGAAGCGGGGGTCGATCACCTCCGCGGCGGTCTCCTGGAGCAGGGTGAGGACGGCAGAGGTGTCGAGGGGCACGGCTCCCACCATGTCACGCCCGCGTCGGCGCTCCCGACCGGCGTCCGACCAGCTGCTCGGCGCCGGTCACCTCCGGGTATGCCGTGGTGCCGCTCGTCGTCGCGCTCGCGGGCCCACCCTCAGGTCTGGGCGGACTTGACGGCGATGACCGGGACGTTGGCCTCGAGGAGGATCTTCTGCGCGGCGGACCCCAGCAGGAGCTTCCCGACCGCGGTGCGGTGCTTGATCCCCATGACGATGCAGCTGGCACCGACCTCGGCGACGACGTCGAGCAGCGCGCCGACCGGGTCGCGGTCACGCGCGTCGAGGGCACGCCGGGTCACCGTGACGCCCTCGGCGTCCTCGACCTCCGAGCCCTCGCCGGAGAGGTCGACGACGAGCAGGTCCTCCCCGCGACGACGGGCCTCCTCGACGGCGGCGTCCTGGGCCGCGGTCCCCTCGGGGGTGGTGGTGCGGGCCAGCACGACGGTCATCGGAAGCTCCTCCGGTCGGACCTCTGTGGGGAGTGGGTGGTTGACGCTATGTTAAGGCACAAGAGGTCATCGGCGGCGACGGCCGGGAGGACGGTACGGACCATGGTCACCCCTGACGGAGACGAGCCGGCCACCGCACGGGACGCGGTCGCCGTCCCCCAGGGCGCCGCGGCCGGCCGACGAGGGCCCCGAGGTCCCGTCGCGCTCGTCGTCTACGGCGTCGTGGTCGCCCTGGTCGTGGGGTGGGCCCTGTTCAGCTCGGTCCGCTCGGCGCACACCGGGCAGGACCTGCGCGCCAACCTCACGCTCATCGCGCCAGCAGGGGCCGGCGGCGGCTGGGACACCTTCACCCGCGAGCTGCAGGCGGCGATGCGTGCCCAGAAGATCGTCAACAACGTGCAGGTGGTCAACATCCCCGGTGCGGGAGGGACCATCGGGCTGGGCAAGTTCACCACCATGGACGCCCAGGCCGACACGCTGATGACGACCGGCAGCGTGATGATCGGCGCGATCGAGGTCAACGACTCCCCCGTCTCCCTCGAGGACGTCCGACCCCTGGCGCGCGTCTCCGAGGAGTACGACGTGATCGTCGTCCCGGCGGACTCTCCGTACCAGTCGATCGAGGACCTGGTCGCCGACTGGCAGCAGGACCCCGCCGGCTTCCCATGGACCGGCGGGTCCGCGGGCGGCCTGGACCACCTGATCATCGCCGACCTCGCCCTCCTCAACGGCGTCCCCGTCGAGGACGTCACCTACATCCCCAAGTCCGGCGGCGCCGAGGCGATCCAGGTGCTGACCTCCGGGGGCGCGAAGGCCGCGGTGAGCGGCTTCAACGAGTTCGCCGACCAGATCGAGGCGGGCCGCATGAGGGGGCTGGCGATTGTCGCCCCGGAGCGGGTCGAGGGGATCGACATGCCGACCCTGGTGGAGCAGGGACAGGACGTGGTCATGACCAACTGGCGCGGTCTGCTGGCGCCCGCGGGGATCACCGACGAGCAGTACGCCGAGCTGCAGCAGATCATCACCGAGACCGTGCAGACACCGGAGTGGCAGGACGCCATGGAACGCAACAAGTGGAGCGACGTCTTCCTCACCGGGGACGAGCTGGACGTCTTCATCGCGGAGGACACCGCGCAGATCGTGGCGCTGGTCGAGGAGGTCGGGCTGTGAGCGAGGACGACCAGGGGACTCCCCACGACCCGAGGCGGCAGACTGCGCCGACCCTGCAGGACGCACCACCGCCGGGCCGCACCGCCGTCGGCACCGGCACGGCCGACCACGGCTTCTGGCACGGACGCTCCGGGCTGGCCCTGGCGGGGGTCATGGTCGCCTTCAGCCTCTACCTGCTCTACGGCGTCGTCACCATGGAGGTGCCCGACGGCACCGACTTCCCCGGACCGCAGTTCTTCCCGATGATCCTGGTGGTCGTCGGGCTCGTCCTGGCCGCCCTGCTGGTCCTGCACTACCTGCGCAACCCGGAGGTGCCCGAGGACCCCGACCCGACCGGCCCGCGCTACCGGACCTTCACCGACTGGAGCGCCGTGGCGTGGTGCGTCGGCGGGTTCATCCTCTTCACGCTGGTGCTGGAGGTGCTCGGCTGGATCCTCGCGGCCGCGCTGCTGTTCTGGTGCGTCGCCCGCGGCATCGGCTCCCGACGCCCGGTCTTCGACCTCAGTCTCGGGCTGCTGCTCTCCTCGCTCATCTACATCGCCTTCGTGCAGGGTCTCAGCCTGAACCTGCCCGTCGGCTTCCTCGGGGGGATCTGACATGGAGGTGCTCGAGCTCCTCGGGCAGGGCTTCGTCGGAGCCTTCAGCCCGATGAACCTGCTGTGGGTCGTCGTCGGCTGCCTGCTCGGCACGGCGGTCGGCGTGCTGCCCGGCCTCGGGTCGTCGATGGCGGTGGCGCTGCTGCTGCCGATGACGTTCGCGCTGGACCCGACCGGTGCGTTCATCATGTTCGCCGGCGTCTACTTCGGCGGCCTCTTCGGCGACTCGACGATGGCGATCCTGATGAACACGCCCGGACAGGCCTCCGCGATCGCCTCGACCTTCGAGGGCCACCGGATGGCCAAGGACGGCCGTGCGGCGCAGGCGCTGGCCACGGCGGCGATCGGCGCGTTCGTGGGCGGCATGATCGCTGCGGTCGTGGTGGTCTTCCTCGCTCCCCAGCTGGCCAGCTGGTCGGCCAGCTTCGGCTCGGCCGAGTACTTCGCGCTGGCGCTCTTCGCCTTCGTGGCAACCTCCTCGGTCGTCTCCGACTCCGTCGTCAAGGGGCTCGCCTCGCTGGTCCTCGGCCTGGGGATCGCCACCGTGGGCATCGACCCCACGTCCGGCGCGGAGCGGGCGACCTTCGGCGCCCCGCAGCTCTTCGACGGGATCTCGCTGGTCACGGTCACGGTCGCGGTGCTGGCCCTCGGCGAGGTCTTCCACATCGCGGCCCGCATCCGACGCGACCCCGACGTCGTGTCGATGCGCCCCTCGGGCCGGGCCTGGCTCAGCCGCAAGGAGTTCAAGGAGGCCGCACCGGCCTGGGCCCGCGGCACGGCGATCGGGCTGCCCTTCGGAGTCATCCCTGTCGGCGGCTCCGAGGTCCCCACCTTCATGGCCTACGACCTGGAGCGCCGCCTGGACCGACGCCGCCGCGAGCCCGCCTTCGGCAAGGGCGCGATCCGCGGCCTGGCCGCGCCGGAGGCCGCCGGCAACGCCACCACGGGCACTGCGATGGGCGCCCTGCTGGCCCTCGGTCTACCGGTCTCGGCCACGGCGGCCATCATGCTCGCCGCCTTCCGGCAGTACGGCCTGCAGCCCGGCCCGCTTCTCTTCGAGCGGACGCCGGAGCTGGTCTGGCCGCTGCTGGCGAGCTTCTTCATCGCGATGGTGATCCTGCTGATCATCAACCTGCCGTTCGCCCAGCTGTGGGCCAAGCTCCTGCTCATCCCGGCGCCCTACCTCTACGGCGGCATCACGGTCTTCTGCGCGCTCGGCGTCTACGCCACCTCCAGCTCGACCTTCGAGCTCATGCTGCTGCTGGGTATCGGGTTCGTCGGTTTCATCATGCGCCGCCACGACATGCCGCTGGCCCCGCTGATGATCGGTATGGTGCTCGGGCCGCTCGCGGAGACCTCGTTGCGTGACGCGCTGCTGTCCTCCAACGGCGACTACTCCGTCCTCGTGAGCAGCTGGATCACCTGGATCCTCTACGGCATCCTCGCCGTCGTCCTGCTGGTCACCGTGTGGACCAAGGTGGTGCGCCGCACCCGCGCGGACGTCTGAGCCGGCAGCAGCCCCCTCTGAGCGGTCCTCCCGACACGCCGGTTGTGGACAACTGTTCCATCTGATGACCCTCGTGGACTAGTATGTGTGTACGAGTTTGGACTAGTATGTGTGTACGAGTTCCGGTCGGAGGGGCCGGAGCTGAGAGGACCACCAAGGGGGTGGCGCGGATGGGCACCAGCACCGACCAGGCACGGCACCGTGGCGGCGACGGCACCGCCTCCGTCCTGGACGCCGTCGGTCGCGTGGAGCGGATGCGCCTGACTCTCGCCACGGTCGAGGCCACCTCCCTCGACGACGCCTCCCGGCTCGAGCTGCTGCGCTCCCTGGAGGACCTGACCCGTTCGGCCGCCGCCCTCTCGGTGCGCTGCCAGGTCACCTTCCGCGACTCGCAGGTCGCCGGGCAGGCCCGCGCCGGGGTGCCCGCCGGCCGACGCGGGCTGGCCGTCGCCGACGACCTGGCCGCGGCCCGCAAGACGTCCCCCTACTGGGGCTCGCGCGACCTGACCAGCGCCCGCGCCCTCGTGGCCGAGATGCCCAGGGCCCTGGCCGCGCTCGAGACGGGCACGATCAGCGCCTACCAGGCCCGGACCATCACCGAGGCGACGACCTGCCTGGAGCCTGGCGACCGGGCCGAGGTGGACGAGCGGCTGGCCGGCTCCCTGGCGGGCGCCTCCAACGCCGAGATCGCCAGCGCCGTCCGGGCCCTGGTCTACGAGGTGGATCCCGCCGGCTTCGTCGCCCGGGCCCGGAAGGCCGCCAAGGACCGCGGCGTCTCAAGCCGGCCGGCGCCGGACGTGATGGCCGTGCTGTCCGCCCGCCTGCCCGCGGCCCAGGCGGCCACCTGCTACAAGGCCCTGCGTGAGCACGCGGTCACGGCCAAGGCGTCCGGCGACCCGCGGACCCTCAACCAGCTCATGGCCGACGCTCTCGTCGAGCGTCTCACCGGCCGATCGGTGGTCGACGGCATCGACGTCGAGGTAGGCCTGCTCATCACCGACGAGGCGCTCTTCGGTGGCGGGAGCGACGCGGCGGACCTCGAGGGCTACGGGCCGATCCCCGCGCAGACCGCCCGGGACCTGCTCGGAGGGCCGGCGGCCGACGGTGGAGCCAGCTCCGACGGCGACGAGGCCGACCAGGGCACCGACGAGACCGACCAGGGCACCGACGAGACCGACCAGGGCACCGACGACGGGGTCGCCAGCGAGCACGTCGGGGAGCCGGAGGTCTGCCCGGACGGACCGCGCTGTGTCTCCTGGGACTGCAGCCTCTTCCACGGGTTCCCGCAACCGGGGCAGAGCTCGCAGCCGACGGGAGCGACCGCGACGGCCTCACCGACCACTCCGGACACAAAGGCGCCCGCAGGCGGATCCTGCAGCGCCGCGAACACCCCCGGCACGAGCGACCCCACCGCTGACGGCGACGACAGCGCGGGTGTCCGTGCGGCCAAGGTCTGGCTCCGACGTCTCTACTCCGACCCCGTCACCGGCGTCCTCACCGTCCGGGACCCGCGGCGCCGGGACTTCACCGGCTCGCTCCGCTCCTTCCTGGTCGCCCGGGACCGCACCTGCCGGAACTCCTGGTGCGGCGCCCCCGTCCGGGACGTCGACCACGTGCTCCGCCGCCGCGACGGCGGCCCGGCCACCGAGGACAACGGCCGTGGACTGTGCCGCCGCTGCAACCTGGCTCGCGAACGGGACCGGTTCCAGGACCCGCCGCCGGAGAGCTACCGACCACCACCACCGGCGATGTTCACCCTCACCGGCCGCGGCCCGGCGCCCCCGGCCCCCGGGAGCGAGCAACCCGACGCCGCCTGAGCGGCGGCGCCGGCCGGCAACACCGTGCGCACCCACGGAGGGTGGACGCATCCCGTGACGAGAGCGCACGGCATACCCGCCCGTGCCCGGGAGCCGCTGGTTCGTGGCCCGCGGTCACGAGACGGACGCGGACGGACTCTTCGCGCAGGCGGTGGCCCGGGCGATGTGGGACGACGCCCCCACGGGCCGGGTCCGAGAGGTCTGTCACCCGTCGGACCCGGCCGCCGCGACCGTCAGGCCAGCTCGGCCGTGAGCGTGATGCTGGTGCCGGCCAACGCCTTGGAGACGGGGCAGCCGGCCTTGGCCTCCTCGGCGATCCGCTGGAAGTCCTCGGCCGAGATGCCCTCGACCTGTCCGCGCACGGTCAGGTGCACGCCGGTGATGGTCGGGCCGTCGCTGGTGTCGAAGGTCACCTCGGCCTGCGTGTCCAGCTGGGTCGGCGGGGTGCCGTTCTGGTCGAGGGCGTTGGAGAAGGCCATCGAGAAGCAGCCTGCGTGGGCCGCGCCGAGAAGCTCCTCGGGGTTGGTGGCGGCCTGGCCCTCCTCGGTGCGCGCCTTCCAGTTCAGGTCGAAGGTGCCGAGGCCCGAGCTGTCCATCCGGGTCACCCCGGAGCCCTGGAAGAGGTTGCCCTTCCACGTGGCGCTGGCTGTGCTGGTGAGTGCCATCTGATCCTCCTGTCGTCGCCGGCCGGCGGCCCCGACCGGGCTTCTTCCATCCTCGCCCATGGGTCGGGGGCCCTGACGGGCGGGGCGCCCGACCAGCTCCTCGACCGCCGCCTCGTCCACGGCGAGGTCACGCTCCAACCGTTGCCGCTCTTCCGGCTCGAGGTCGAGCGCGACCAGCCCCTCACGGGTCGCCGCGGCGACCGCCCTCGCCTGCTCCCCGCTGACCAGCCCGAGCCGGAGCGCGTGGGCGGCGGCTCCCGCGTAGGTGTCGAAGACGTGCACCCCCTGCCGGGCCCAGTCCGCCCTCTCCTGCGCGGTCAGGTCCGTGACGTTGTGCAGCAGCGTGCCGACGACGTGCCCGGGCGCGGTCCGGTGCATCTGCGCACCCACCTGTCCGTCGGCCTGACCGCTGTCGCCGACGAAGACCATCCGGCACTCGGGGAAGAGCAGGTGGTCTCGCTCCATGTTCTGCACCTTGCGCTCGGCGATCGCCGCCTTGGTGTGCAGGTTGAGCAGCGACCCGCCCAGCACGGCGTGCGGCGGCAGCCCCAGCACGGCCAGCCCGTTGCGGGTGTACTGCTCCACCAGCCCGCGCGGACCGCTCGGCCGTGCCGTCACGAAGGTGAGGTCGCCGGCACGACCAGGCTCCTCGGCCGCACCGTCGTCGAGCGCCTGCAGCAGCTCGACCACACCGGGGTAGACCGTCCCCCGCGGGTAGCGGTCGTCGTGGATCGCGCACCTGACGGTGTCGTCGATGTCGCACAGCACCCGCAGGTCGGACGTCGGGTCGACGCCCGCCTGGGCGGCGAAGTGCTCCAGGAGCCGTCCGCGCAGGTCCTCGTCGATGTCCTGGAAGACCAGGTGCTCGAGGTCGTGGTAGTCGCCGGTGGCGTTGAGGCGGTACTTCAGGTCGTGGAACGACGCGCCGCTGCGGGACACGAGCACGTCCACGATCGCCTCCTGGTGCGAGCGCGGCGTCGGGCCGGAGTGCAGCGCGGAGATGACGCCGGCCAGGGTCGAGGGCGAGAGCTCGTCGACGCGCTCGCGCAGCAGCAGGTCCAGCAGCTCGGTGCGGTGGTCGGGCCCCCAGGCGTGGTCGTCCACGTCGCCGACGACCTTGTC
Coding sequences within:
- a CDS encoding tripartite tricarboxylate transporter permease, encoding MEVLELLGQGFVGAFSPMNLLWVVVGCLLGTAVGVLPGLGSSMAVALLLPMTFALDPTGAFIMFAGVYFGGLFGDSTMAILMNTPGQASAIASTFEGHRMAKDGRAAQALATAAIGAFVGGMIAAVVVVFLAPQLASWSASFGSAEYFALALFAFVATSSVVSDSVVKGLASLVLGLGIATVGIDPTSGAERATFGAPQLFDGISLVTVTVAVLALGEVFHIAARIRRDPDVVSMRPSGRAWLSRKEFKEAAPAWARGTAIGLPFGVIPVGGSEVPTFMAYDLERRLDRRRREPAFGKGAIRGLAAPEAAGNATTGTAMGALLALGLPVSATAAIMLAAFRQYGLQPGPLLFERTPELVWPLLASFFIAMVILLIINLPFAQLWAKLLLIPAPYLYGGITVFCALGVYATSSSTFELMLLLGIGFVGFIMRRHDMPLAPLMIGMVLGPLAETSLRDALLSSNGDYSVLVSSWITWILYGILAVVLLVTVWTKVVRRTRADV
- a CDS encoding inositol monophosphatase family protein yields the protein MPLDTSAVLTLLQETAAEVIDPRFRALQDGEVSSKTHAGDLVTVADQEAEVIITAALRAAYPDALVLGEEAYAGDKGLLEAFRRADHAFTVDPVDGTRNFVHGSPDHAVMVSEVHGGRAVRAWIWQPQHRSAYVAELGAGLWRDGERVRVHEPAPSPQEWDVRTSRRSAVGTMLGPLGPLALTWASCGIDYPHLATGGCDALIYRGTMPWDHVPGSLMMHEAGGVVGTDDGGPYGPRSTPGAIVGAVDATVLRTVLSHL
- a CDS encoding tripartite tricarboxylate transporter TctB family protein — protein: MSEDDQGTPHDPRRQTAPTLQDAPPPGRTAVGTGTADHGFWHGRSGLALAGVMVAFSLYLLYGVVTMEVPDGTDFPGPQFFPMILVVVGLVLAALLVLHYLRNPEVPEDPDPTGPRYRTFTDWSAVAWCVGGFILFTLVLEVLGWILAAALLFWCVARGIGSRRPVFDLSLGLLLSSLIYIAFVQGLSLNLPVGFLGGI
- a CDS encoding tripartite tricarboxylate transporter substrate binding protein, which encodes MVTPDGDEPATARDAVAVPQGAAAGRRGPRGPVALVVYGVVVALVVGWALFSSVRSAHTGQDLRANLTLIAPAGAGGGWDTFTRELQAAMRAQKIVNNVQVVNIPGAGGTIGLGKFTTMDAQADTLMTTGSVMIGAIEVNDSPVSLEDVRPLARVSEEYDVIVVPADSPYQSIEDLVADWQQDPAGFPWTGGSAGGLDHLIIADLALLNGVPVEDVTYIPKSGGAEAIQVLTSGGAKAAVSGFNEFADQIEAGRMRGLAIVAPERVEGIDMPTLVEQGQDVVMTNWRGLLAPAGITDEQYAELQQIITETVQTPEWQDAMERNKWSDVFLTGDELDVFIAEDTAQIVALVEEVGL
- a CDS encoding DUF2127 domain-containing protein, giving the protein MRTARSRTSTPVERHERVLYRLFRLSLWGKGLLAVAELVSALVVMFVPHGWWVRAAVVLTRGELIEDPDDPVATWIRDHAGSVSGSTQWFVFLYLLSHAVVKIVLVWALLRDRLWAYPWMIGVLGVFIAYQLYVVVTQGSVGMALLTVLDVLVLALTWHEWRRHRARRHRHLAGGDPRLTGGSGRS
- a CDS encoding HNH endonuclease, giving the protein MGTSTDQARHRGGDGTASVLDAVGRVERMRLTLATVEATSLDDASRLELLRSLEDLTRSAAALSVRCQVTFRDSQVAGQARAGVPAGRRGLAVADDLAAARKTSPYWGSRDLTSARALVAEMPRALAALETGTISAYQARTITEATTCLEPGDRAEVDERLAGSLAGASNAEIASAVRALVYEVDPAGFVARARKAAKDRGVSSRPAPDVMAVLSARLPAAQAATCYKALREHAVTAKASGDPRTLNQLMADALVERLTGRSVVDGIDVEVGLLITDEALFGGGSDAADLEGYGPIPAQTARDLLGGPAADGGASSDGDEADQGTDETDQGTDETDQGTDDGVASEHVGEPEVCPDGPRCVSWDCSLFHGFPQPGQSSQPTGATATASPTTPDTKAPAGGSCSAANTPGTSDPTADGDDSAGVRAAKVWLRRLYSDPVTGVLTVRDPRRRDFTGSLRSFLVARDRTCRNSWCGAPVRDVDHVLRRRDGGPATEDNGRGLCRRCNLARERDRFQDPPPESYRPPPPAMFTLTGRGPAPPAPGSEQPDAA
- a CDS encoding universal stress protein — its product is MTVVLARTTTPEGTAAQDAAVEEARRRGEDLLVVDLSGEGSEVEDAEGVTVTRRALDARDRDPVGALLDVVAEVGASCIVMGIKHRTAVGKLLLGSAAQKILLEANVPVIAVKSAQT
- a CDS encoding OsmC family peroxiredoxin, with translation MDPLAQQIVDLTAGWRTGAPAEAEVLRILREVPDAELDAVLADLDVDKVVGDVDDHAWGPDHRTELLDLLLRERVDELSPSTLAGVISALHSGPTPRSHQEAIVDVLVSRSGASFHDLKYRLNATGDYHDLEHLVFQDIDEDLRGRLLEHFAAQAGVDPTSDLRVLCDIDDTVRCAIHDDRYPRGTVYPGVVELLQALDDGAAEEPGRAGDLTFVTARPSGPRGLVEQYTRNGLAVLGLPPHAVLGGSLLNLHTKAAIAERKVQNMERDHLLFPECRMVFVGDSGQADGQVGAQMHRTAPGHVVGTLLHNVTDLTAQERADWARQGVHVFDTYAGAAAHALRLGLVSGEQARAVAAATREGLVALDLEPEERQRLERDLAVDEAAVEELVGRPARQGPRPMGEDGRSPVGAAGRRRQEDQMALTSTASATWKGNLFQGSGVTRMDSSGLGTFDLNWKARTEEGQAATNPEELLGAAHAGCFSMAFSNALDQNGTPPTQLDTQAEVTFDTSDGPTITGVHLTVRGQVEGISAEDFQRIAEEAKAGCPVSKALAGTSITLTAELA